A portion of the Phacochoerus africanus isolate WHEZ1 chromosome 5, ROS_Pafr_v1, whole genome shotgun sequence genome contains these proteins:
- the CCL24 gene encoding C-C motif chemokine 24 gives MAGPVTVAASLLFLGLCAYSFAPADSVTMPSSCCIYFISKKIPESRVASYQLSNSSVCPQAGVIFTTKKGQKFCGDPKQLWVQKYMKKLDAKRKKASAGIRAMGTRAPVRRGPANSTSI, from the exons ATGGCAGGCCCTGTGACTGTCGCAGCCAGCCTCCTGTTCCTGGGGCTGTGTGCCTACAGCTTTGCCCCTGCAG ACTCCGTGACCATGCCCTCCTCCTGCTGCATATACTTCATTTCCAAGAAAATTCCCGAGAGCCGAGTGGCAAGCTACCAGCTGTCCAACAGCAGCGTCTGCCCCCAGGCAGGGGTGAT CTTCACCACCAAGAAGGGCCAGAAGTTCTGTGGTGACCCCAAGCAGCTGTGGGTCCAGAAGTACATGAAGAAATTGGACGCCAAGCGGAAGAAAGCCTCCGCTGGGATCAGGGCAATGGGCACCAGAGCCCCTGTCCGGAGAGGCCCTGCCAACAGCACCTCCATCTAA